The Paenibacillus spongiae nucleotide sequence TCGACCCGTTAAGCGCAGGCTTTCCCGGGAGCTTGTCGAGGAGCCATTGTTCCACAGCAAGCTCATTATCCGCCGCAGGCAAGCGCCCTTCATGGAGATGAATAGGCAGCAGCTTGAAGCCTTCTTCATCGGCCGTACTGATCTTTATGGAAAAATCATCGCTGAGCGGAGCTTCATTGCCTGTACGATATACCCCGAGCTGATCGACCAGCATATGCTTCTTCAATGTTGTGTACAGCTCCGGGTTTGGCTTGCTGTAGCTGAAATAGAAGGAGCCTTCTTCATATTTGGTATTCAGAATCATGTTGTCTTTCAAGGCCTGGCCCATCGTTCCCAGGGAACTGATCAAGGCGACGGACAAAATAATGCCGATGATGGTCAAGGCCGATTTCTTGCGCTGCTGCTTCAGATACCGACCCGCCATTGCGCCATAGCTTTTCATACGCCCCTCCCGCTGCTGCTCGTATCGTTAAGAAGGCGGCCGTCCTGCAAGGTCAGGACACGGGATGCTTCGGCGGCCACATTCATGTCATGGGTGATGACGACAACCGTCTGATGATATTGGCGTACGGCAAGCTTCAAGAGCTCGATGACTTCATTCCCGTTCTTGCTGTCGAGGTTACCGGTCGGTTCATCGGCCAACACGATGGCTGGTCGGTACGCGAGCGCGCGGCCGATTGCCACCCGCTGCTGCTGTCCGCCGGACAGCTCGGACGGCAGATGCTTCCGCCGGTCATGCAGCCCTAGCGTACGAATAAGATCGTTAATGTAAGCTTTGTCAGGCTGGCGGTGATCGAGCAGCAGAGGCAGCTGGATATTCTCTTCCACGTTCAGGACGGGAATCAGGTTATACGATTGAAAAATAAACCCGATTTTTCTGCGGCGGAATATGGCGCGCTCCTTCTCCTTCAAATCATACAGATTCTCTCCGTCTATATGTACAGTGCCGCCGCTCGGCTTGTCCAGGCCGCCCAGCAAATGCAGCAGCGTACTCTTGCCGGAGCCGCTCGCCCCCACAACCGCGACAAGCTCTCCTTGTTGTATCGAAAAGGTTACATCATGGAGCGCATTAACCTGTGTCGTACCTTTTCCATATGACTTGCTAAGACCATCAACACTAATGACATTCATGTATGAATCAACTCCCGATTATTTGGATTCGCAAAGATGCAAGGCGTAGGTCGCCTTCTAAATTGCATTGAACCCAGTATATCTCGGTAACCTTACAGTTAAGTGGGGTGTCCGCTTACAGTTCTGTAAGCTTCGCCGCCGCAGACGGGAACGGATGAAGCGGCAGCGTCACTTGAAACAGGGTACCTCCTGCCGGGTGAGCGGAAGCCGACAGTATCCCGCCATGCTTCTCGACGATCGACTTGGCCAGCGGCAATCCGAGACCAACCCCGCTGCCTTCCGAGGAGCTGCGATAAAATTTTTTGAAAATATGGGGCAAATGCTGCGGATCGATCCCACGGCCTTGATCTTTGATGCGGATGCGAATGAACACGGGCGTTTCCTCCCAGCCAATAGAGACAATACCGCTTGCAGGGCTATGCTCGACCGCGTTCTTTAGGACATTCACCAGCGCTTCCGTCAGCCAGTGGGCATCATGCAAGATAATCAAGCTGGTATCCGATTCTTCGATATGCATCGTAACCTGCTTGTCTTCCGCTAAAGGCACGATCGATTCTACGGCGCGCTTCACGGTATCTGCAACTGGCGCTTCCTTGAAGCTCATGTCCAAGGCATCCGCCTCCAAGCGGGCAAGCTTAAGCAGCGCCAGAATGAGCCACTCCATCCGGTCCAGCTCGCTGCGGCAGGTCTGCAGAAACTCTTGCGCATGATCGGCATCGATTTGGTCGCTTTGCATCAAGTCCGTATAGATCATTAAGGAGGCCAAAGGCGTTTTCAATTGATGGGAAATATCGGCAACCGTATTTTTTAGAAAAGCTTTCTCCTTATGCAGCTGCTCGATCGTTTCTCCCAGGCGAAGCGTGAGCTCCTGCACGCCATTGGCGAGCAGTCCCAGCTCTCCCTCATCGTAGATCCTGTAGGACGCCGGCTGGTTATGTTTAACGGTATCCTCCAAAGAAATCGCGAGGCTCCTGATTTCCACAAGCTGTCTTCGGGCATAGCGAAACAACCAGATCGCAGCAAGCACAGCGAATCCGATTGCACCGATTACTAGTATCCATAACGTGCGTGAACGATATTCACCGAGTACCGGGAACCAGTTCGCCTCAAGCCTTGAAGTCACCCCGTACCGCTCCATGATCTTGCGGCCTTCTGCCACTGATTCCGGGGACGGTTCGTCCGATTCGACAACTTGCCGGAGCCAGCTTTCCACCCATTCAGGCTGCTCGTCCGCCAGGCTTCCAATCATCGCCGCTTCCTTGTCCAACCACTCTTTCTTCAGTCTTTCCGTCGAATAATGGCTGTATAACGCAATGAATACGATGGCCATGAATAATAAAACGGCCAGCGCAGCGGCAAGTCTCCTTATCGAAGGGTTACGCCACATTCGCGCAAATCCCATGCCAGCTCCCGTTATCCGTTCCATCGATACCCTGCTCCTCGCACCGTAACGATGAATTGCGGGTTCTGCGGATCCTCTTCGATCTTCTCCCGCAGCCTGCGGATGTTGACGGCGACCGTGTTGTCATCGATCACCTCAGCTCCGTCCGGCCACACGTGCTGAATGATCTGGTCTTTGGACAAGACGGAACGGGGATGCGTCATGAACAAGCTGATCAGCCGGAATTCCGTCATGCTTAGCGGAACCTCTTGCCCGTTATTGTCCAGACGCATCTCCCCAACATTCAAGACCAAGTTCCCCGCCGTTAAAATGGTTCTATCCTTGTCCCGGCTTATAGGGTGCCGCCTCCGCAATACGGCGTGAACCCTCGATAGAAACTCCCGCAAACGGAACGGTTTCGTAATGTAGTCGTCTCCTCCGAGATCCAGCCCCCGGACGATATCGAACTCCTGATCGCTCGCTGTCAGGAAGATAATAGGCGTGTCCCCGTTTTGACGAACCATGCTGCAGAAATCGAACCCGTTCCCGTCCGGAAGCTGTACGTCAAGCAGAATAAGATGGATTTCATGGTTATCAAGCCACTCCTTCGCTGCTGCAAGGTTATAGGCGCTGAGAACTTGAAACCCATCCTGCTGAAGCGTGAACTGAATGCCGCGATGAAGCGATTCGTCATCCTCAACTAACAATATGCGCATATTCATGATAGGAATTCCCCCTATAGGTGTGAAGCCGGTTAACTCACTCAATTATTCAGGCGAACGATTCATCGATTATCGGAGCAGCGTAAACATGATGCCTGCGCGGCGGTTTGCGCTCCATCTTTCGTTCAATTCATCTAGTATACCGCATCCCGTTCATAGAATCTAAAAAGGTAATATATGGTTGATTTTTAACGTCATTATATAGTAGTATCTTTGTCAGAGAACGTTTGTTCCCTCACATTGATTGAAGGAGCTGATTGCAATGTTCAAAAAGTTAGAGTGCGTCTGCATTCATACGAACGATATTGAGAAGTCCCTTTCCTTCTACAACTCGATGGGCTTGGCGGAGAATTGGAAGATCGAACGAGTCTTGGCGGATGGCGCAATCTGGACCGTCATCGGTTTGATATTCCCTGAGAGCGCAAGCTCTGAGCTTGTCCTCAGCAATCACCCTGTTAATAAGTGCACAGAGGTGGAGATTCTTGTTGACGATGTCCGCCGGGCGCATCGCGAATTAAGAAAACATGACGATATTAAATGGATTCGGGCTCCTTTCGCAACCGAATCCGGACATGTCGCCGTCATGGAAGCACCGGATGGCAATGTATTTGTGCTCGTGGGTAAGTAAGACACCGCACTTACATCTCTTTAGAACCGAAGTTGTGAGCATTCGTATGTCCTGAAACTTGCGTTATAACAGGTTATGCTGCAGCGAAGAGCATCGGTAAATCCGACTTTTGATTTACTGAGCTGCCGTGCCTTCCTAATTAGCTTTACGGTGTCTTTAGATCATATCAGCCGTGAACGCATACTTCATCAGGCTGCAGCCTGCTGTTGGCAGTGGTGAGTGCACCGGTCCTCAGCTGCGAGATTAAGCAAAGTCAACGATAAACTCGATGATCGAAGCTCCGCTGCTCTCAATGATTTCCGCCGCTACTTGGTTAACTTGTGTCTCGAAGCTTGTTTCCATTGACCGGGTATCGATAAGCGCTGCTTGAAGCTCCGTATCATCATGTAATCTGCCGACGGTTATATGCGGTATATAGACATGCCGCAAGCTCAAGTAATTTCTTAAAACGCCTGCATATAATCGGTCATGCAATTCGATGATTTGGTCATTGCCTTTCTTCACGTTCAAGAATAAATAGTTATCCTGCGTCCCTGTTATTCCCTTCAGCCGGATCGTAAACGGGGAAAGTCCGGTTAAAGCATCCTTCACATGCCGCTTGAGTGTGGTTGAAGGCATCTCGCTCTCGAAGGGAAATACGAGCGTTAGATGCGGCGGTATCAATCCGTACAAGGGATCATACTTCTTTCTTACTTCTTCGATTGCTTCACAATTCTGAAATGCCGGAAAAACATGAATCGCTCTTTGCATCGCACGGCTCCTTAAGGTAAATTTAGCCAGTTCACTATTGAGGCGCTTGTAAGTCGTTTTTTCATTGCAACAATGAACGCGTTTATTGCGTCATAGAAGCATCATACTCATGAAGTGAAGGTGTGCATTATTGTGAAGCGGTATTTCAAACAAATCCTGGTTGGTTTGTGTATTTGCCTATTACTTTTCATAGCTTATAGCCAGTATACAGAGAAGAAGATGTATGAATCGGTTATTTCAAATCAGCTGCAATACGACATGATCTCGCTCGCCCAATCGATCATACAAAACGCATTCTTGTATGGTCAGATTATGGAATCAGGCGAGATCACATTGCTGCAAGCAGACTCGCTGGCCCGGCACAATGACGCCATATCATCGGCATATGCTCATTATGCCTTGCTAGCGGTGGACTTTAACCGGTTGAAGGATGGATTTCAATATAATAAAACCTCGCTTAACGCTCAGAAGATAGCCCTTTATTTTAGCCATTGGGAGGAGAATCACGGGAACGCACCGATTGTAATGGACGCTAAGGTTAGAAGAATCATGACCGAATTCCAATTATTGAATTCGAAGTGGGTCCAAGCAGTGGAAGAGAACCGAGCGTTTTCAAAAGATAAAGATAGCATCAGTTACAGTTCCGGGGAACATCAACCCTATGATCTTTCTAATCCATATTGGTTAGAATTACTCGTTCGTTTAGAAGACATGACCGTGAACGTTCTAACGGAACGCAAACTCGATCATATCGGACAAATATATGAGATAAGCACCGGTAATCGTTAACAAGACCCAACTAGACTTGTGAAGAATAATCATCGTTTATCAAATATGGAGGTCAATATTATGAATGCAGAGACGCTGACGTTGAATAAGAATAGCTGGGATGAAGCGGCTCCACGTTTCTTCGGAAGAACCGCTCTCCCTGAATATGGGCCTCTTGCTCCTCTTGAGGATGAGTTAAACTTGATGGGCGATGTCACGGGCCTGAACGTATTGGAGCTAGGCTGCGGCAGCGGACATTCCCTGCAGTACATGGAACGGCGAGGCGCCCGCGGGCTATGGGGAATCGACCTTTCCCGCAAACAAATCGAGACCGCGTCCGAACTGCTTGCTAGCAGTGGCGCCCGCGCAAGATTGTTTGAGTCGCCAATGGAGCAAGATCCAGGTTTGCCGCATAACTATTTTGACCTCGTATACTCCATATTCGCGCTTGGCTGGACGACGAATATAGATCGTACATTCGCTAACGTGAACGCGTACTTGAAGGAGGGCGGGTTGTTTATCTTCAGCTGGGAGCACCCCTTCTATAACCGGGCCAAGTTTACAGACAATGGCTTGATCTTGAATAAATCCTACCACGAAGAAGGCCCTTACGATCATGAAGCGTGGCACACGCCTGCTATTATGCAGCAGTTTAAGGTTAGCACCTACATAAATGCATTAATCAAACACGGATTCGTAATCGACAATGTGGTTGAAGAAGTTCGACTTCCCGAAGACGGTACGGAAACGCATGCCAATCGCTGGTATTCCTACGACAAAGCCAGGTTTCTCCCCACGACCTTGATTATTAAGTCTCATAAAAAAAGTAATAGTGTAACATAAACAAACAGAGGGTATATGTTCTGAAGATCCGAACATATACCCTCTGTGGTTTTACTAAACACCGATTTAGATTGAACGAAAGAACGAACAACGTGCGAAGCAGGATGAATATTTCTTAAGCGGTCGTATACGTTCTTTTTAATCAACCTATTGGGCGGTATGAAATAATCGCGTAATCGGCCGATCCAATCGATATCGTGATTATACGCCGAATTGCCGACAGGAATACGGTATTCCTGCGTGTATGCAACACAACTCTCAATTGGCATAGCGCTTGCGATGCGGAAGCAATATTGTTGTAAATTCTACAACACTGGACGGGTAGAAGCGAAGATAATACAGAAATTGTTGTATATTCTACAACAATTTCTCCAGTCGAGCGGCTAACTCACCGCTTCATATTCACATTGTTGTATGGGGTACAACAATACCACCGATGGCACTAAATGAACGTATAAATGTTGTACGTTGTACAACATTATCAACTCCTGCATGGCCCACATAATATCGGAGCCTGGAATCGCATCTCATTTGAAAGACAAGGTCGTATATCTTAAGGGATAGATGCGACTAAATTAACTTTGCAAGAAGAAGTTCATGCTGATATCTGCTTGTGTATGATTGACCGACCTCCGTCATGGAGCAAAACACCGCACGCCAGGAACTGCGTGCGGTGCGAGCTTCTGCACAGCGGTCGCCTTCGTTCCCGGATTTCAACCTACACATGGAATTCAAGAAAATCCGGGAACAACAGCGGTCGGAAGAACATTCTACCTGCGAAGCGTTCGACTTCTGTTCAATCCCCTTCCACCGGCTCCTGAAGCTCTACGCCTGACGGCAGCAGCAGCCTGATATGCTCCCGAAGCAGCTCCATCTTCGGCTGCACCTCGCACATGATTGTAATAACCCCGTTATCGTCCTGCGAGCGTATTAATCGGCCCATCCCCTGCTTGAGCCGCAGCAGCATATAAGGCAGATCCACCTCTTCGAACGGATTCAGGGCGGTTTGGCGTTTGGCCATGAAGACGGGATCCTGCGGCGGAAACGGAAGCGACCACAGGATGACATTCGATAATGACGGCCCCGGCACATCGAGCCCCTCCCACAAGCTTACCGCACATAGGACGCTCTCTTCGTCGCGCTGAAACGCCTCGATCAGATGACTGATTTCCATATCGCCTTCAAACCCGAAGCGCATGCCATTGCACTCCGGATAATGAACGATTTCATTCTTAAACTGCTGCAGTTCATCCTTGGTTCGGAACAGGAGCAGCGCCCTGCCCTCCGTCCGCTCAAGCATCTGTACGGCGGTCTTCATCTTTTCCGAGAACGTGCCCCCGAATTTCCACTTCGGCATATACACCTGCATTTGGTTCGCATAATCATACGAGGAGTCGACAGAGAACGAGAGATAGTCGTCCAATCCCATGCTGTCCGCCACATAGTCGAAACCACCTTCTACTGATAGGGTAGCCGACGAGAATACAATCGGGATCCTCGTCGAGAATACCCGCTCCTGCAGCACTTCCTTTACCGTTCTTGGCATTATAACGAGCGTAAGGCCGTTCACGCTTTCGACCGCCCAGCATATTAACTTATCCGAATGCTGGAACAGGCTTAGCGCCTTCTGCATCATCTCCAGATGCTCTTCCACGATACGCAGCTGATAATCGTTCAAGGTATAGAGCTCGCTCTCGAAGACGAGCTCTTCTTCGATCTTGGTCAGTATATCTTGGAAGAAACGCACTTCCTGCAGCAGGCGCTCGTTCAATAATACTTGTTTACGCTCCGAACCCGGAATGTCGGCAATTTGATTCTCCAGCACATCGAACATCGACTGGCTGCGGTCAATCGCCTCATCGATCAGCACCGCGAGCGACTCCCGCACTTCGCCTTTCAGCAGACGCGTTATCAGCTCTTCGAACACGACATGCTTCAGCTTGTACGTCAGCGCCTTCTGCGCCGCGGCTTCAAGCAGATGGCCTTCGTCAAAGACGACCGCGCAGTGCTCCGGCAGCAGAGGGAGCTGCCCTTCTCTCTTTCTTCCTTCATACGTCCACAGATGCTCCATGTAGAAATCATGCGAGCATATGATCAAATCAGCTGCACGTCTGTAATGATCCCGCGACAGTGTCTGCCCGCACCGGTGTCGTTTGTCGCAGACGAAGCAATCCTGAAACGTATCCCAGCCAGCCCGGTCCCACTGCTCGTCGGTCATATGCGGGTAATCCTTACGGTCGCCGTATGCGTGGAACCTCTGCATCGCGGCGGGCGAGTTGACGAATTCCGGCAGCTCCGAATAGAGCTCCTTATACAACGCCGTATCCTCGTAGCCGTACCGGGCATCGTCCAGCTTGACCAAGCAGACATATTGATCGGGCGACTTACCGAGTCTTGCATCGATAGCCAGGTTCAAATGCTCGTTCAGCTTCGCGATATCCCCGCCTGGCTTCACCAGCTGTTCGATGAGCGACTCATCTGCGCATGCGATAACGGCCGGCTTCCGCGTATATCGCGCGTAACATATCGCATAGAGCAAATAAACCAGCGTCTTGCCTGTGCCAACGCCCGCTTCCGCGAAGATCACCTGCTTCTCGGCGAATGCGCGTTCAAGTTGAAACGCCATGTAGATCTGCTCATCCCTTACTTCGAACCCGGCCTCAGGCAGAATGTCATAGAACACATCCGCAACCCAATCGCTAACCTGCTGGCTAAAAGGTCGGGAATGATCGTAATCAAACGGGTACCGCTCCACGATTCACAGCCTCCATACATCATGATGGTTAAATAATCCGAACGTCATACATAAACAAGAACTTATTATCACATGATCCTTATCGAATAGCAAAAAAAATTTTCTTCGATTCAAACGGAGGCCGTGAACAAATCGTCTTCCTTAAACGTCATATTGCAGATCGAGAATCTATGAGGAGTGGAGTAGACGATGACAGCTGCATTTATACATGTACATGATGTTCATAAAAGCTTCGACGGCCGTCCGGTGCTGAACGGAATGAGCTTCTCTGTCGAGGAGGGAGCAATCGTAGGACTGCTCGGACCGAATGGCTGCGGCAAAACGACGATGATTCGCCTGCTGAACGGTGTGATTGAACCAAACGGCGGTTCCATGACTGTCGCCGGCATCGATCCGCAATCGAATGGCGACCATGTCCGAAGGATAAGCGGGATCGTGACGGAAGGTGCCGGTCTCTATCATGATATGAGCGCGGCCGATAACTTGAAATTTTTCGCCAAGCTGTACCAAGTCAAGGACAAATCAAGGATCGCGGAACTGCTGGAGCTCTTCGGTCTGGCCGAGCATGCGGACAAACCGGCGGGCACATTCAGCACCGGGATGAAGAAACGGCTTGCGTTAGCCAAGGCACTGCTGCATAAGCCGAAGCTGCTGTTCCTGGACGAGCCCACAAATGGCTTGGACCCGGAAGGCATCCGGCTCGTAATGCAGTATATCCGGAAGCTGAACGATCGCGAAGGAACGACGATCTTTCTCTGCTCTCACGTGCTTCACCAGATTGAAACGGTCTGCAGCACTTATATTTTTATGGATAAGGGGCGCACGATTGCAGCTGGAACGCGTTCCATGATTGAGAACCGCTATATGAAAACGATCGAGCTCGTCGTTGAAACCGGTGCAATCCCATCAGGAGATCAATATGCCGGGTATCCCGTCAAGAGAGTGTCTCCTGGCAAGCTGCGCTTCACTCTCCCTGCCAAAGACGCGATTTCGGATCTGCTCCGCCAATTGCTTGCCGACAGCTGGGTGCACACGTCGGAGATCGTGAACCGGGATTTAGAGTCCCTCTACTT carries:
- a CDS encoding ABC transporter ATP-binding protein, which codes for MNVISVDGLSKSYGKGTTQVNALHDVTFSIQQGELVAVVGASGSGKSTLLHLLGGLDKPSGGTVHIDGENLYDLKEKERAIFRRRKIGFIFQSYNLIPVLNVEENIQLPLLLDHRQPDKAYINDLIRTLGLHDRRKHLPSELSGGQQQRVAIGRALAYRPAIVLADEPTGNLDSKNGNEVIELLKLAVRQYHQTVVVITHDMNVAAEASRVLTLQDGRLLNDTSSSGRGV
- a CDS encoding sensor histidine kinase; the protein is MERITGAGMGFARMWRNPSIRRLAAALAVLLFMAIVFIALYSHYSTERLKKEWLDKEAAMIGSLADEQPEWVESWLRQVVESDEPSPESVAEGRKIMERYGVTSRLEANWFPVLGEYRSRTLWILVIGAIGFAVLAAIWLFRYARRQLVEIRSLAISLEDTVKHNQPASYRIYDEGELGLLANGVQELTLRLGETIEQLHKEKAFLKNTVADISHQLKTPLASLMIYTDLMQSDQIDADHAQEFLQTCRSELDRMEWLILALLKLARLEADALDMSFKEAPVADTVKRAVESIVPLAEDKQVTMHIEESDTSLIILHDAHWLTEALVNVLKNAVEHSPASGIVSIGWEETPVFIRIRIKDQGRGIDPQHLPHIFKKFYRSSSEGSGVGLGLPLAKSIVEKHGGILSASAHPAGGTLFQVTLPLHPFPSAAAKLTEL
- a CDS encoding response regulator transcription factor, which codes for MNMRILLVEDDESLHRGIQFTLQQDGFQVLSAYNLAAAKEWLDNHEIHLILLDVQLPDGNGFDFCSMVRQNGDTPIIFLTASDQEFDIVRGLDLGGDDYITKPFRLREFLSRVHAVLRRRHPISRDKDRTILTAGNLVLNVGEMRLDNNGQEVPLSMTEFRLISLFMTHPRSVLSKDQIIQHVWPDGAEVIDDNTVAVNIRRLREKIEEDPQNPQFIVTVRGAGYRWNG
- a CDS encoding VOC family protein — its product is MFKKLECVCIHTNDIEKSLSFYNSMGLAENWKIERVLADGAIWTVIGLIFPESASSELVLSNHPVNKCTEVEILVDDVRRAHRELRKHDDIKWIRAPFATESGHVAVMEAPDGNVFVLVGK
- a CDS encoding 2'-5' RNA ligase family protein, which gives rise to MQRAIHVFPAFQNCEAIEEVRKKYDPLYGLIPPHLTLVFPFESEMPSTTLKRHVKDALTGLSPFTIRLKGITGTQDNYLFLNVKKGNDQIIELHDRLYAGVLRNYLSLRHVYIPHITVGRLHDDTELQAALIDTRSMETSFETQVNQVAAEIIESSGASIIEFIVDFA
- a CDS encoding class I SAM-dependent methyltransferase is translated as MNAETLTLNKNSWDEAAPRFFGRTALPEYGPLAPLEDELNLMGDVTGLNVLELGCGSGHSLQYMERRGARGLWGIDLSRKQIETASELLASSGARARLFESPMEQDPGLPHNYFDLVYSIFALGWTTNIDRTFANVNAYLKEGGLFIFSWEHPFYNRAKFTDNGLILNKSYHEEGPYDHEAWHTPAIMQQFKVSTYINALIKHGFVIDNVVEEVRLPEDGTETHANRWYSYDKARFLPTTLIIKSHKKSNSVT
- a CDS encoding ATP-dependent DNA helicase, whose product is MERYPFDYDHSRPFSQQVSDWVADVFYDILPEAGFEVRDEQIYMAFQLERAFAEKQVIFAEAGVGTGKTLVYLLYAICYARYTRKPAVIACADESLIEQLVKPGGDIAKLNEHLNLAIDARLGKSPDQYVCLVKLDDARYGYEDTALYKELYSELPEFVNSPAAMQRFHAYGDRKDYPHMTDEQWDRAGWDTFQDCFVCDKRHRCGQTLSRDHYRRAADLIICSHDFYMEHLWTYEGRKREGQLPLLPEHCAVVFDEGHLLEAAAQKALTYKLKHVVFEELITRLLKGEVRESLAVLIDEAIDRSQSMFDVLENQIADIPGSERKQVLLNERLLQEVRFFQDILTKIEEELVFESELYTLNDYQLRIVEEHLEMMQKALSLFQHSDKLICWAVESVNGLTLVIMPRTVKEVLQERVFSTRIPIVFSSATLSVEGGFDYVADSMGLDDYLSFSVDSSYDYANQMQVYMPKWKFGGTFSEKMKTAVQMLERTEGRALLLFRTKDELQQFKNEIVHYPECNGMRFGFEGDMEISHLIEAFQRDEESVLCAVSLWEGLDVPGPSLSNVILWSLPFPPQDPVFMAKRQTALNPFEEVDLPYMLLRLKQGMGRLIRSQDDNGVITIMCEVQPKMELLREHIRLLLPSGVELQEPVEGD
- a CDS encoding ABC transporter ATP-binding protein, yielding MTAAFIHVHDVHKSFDGRPVLNGMSFSVEEGAIVGLLGPNGCGKTTMIRLLNGVIEPNGGSMTVAGIDPQSNGDHVRRISGIVTEGAGLYHDMSAADNLKFFAKLYQVKDKSRIAELLELFGLAEHADKPAGTFSTGMKKRLALAKALLHKPKLLFLDEPTNGLDPEGIRLVMQYIRKLNDREGTTIFLCSHVLHQIETVCSTYIFMDKGRTIAAGTRSMIENRYMKTIELVVETGAIPSGDQYAGYPVKRVSPGKLRFTLPAKDAISDLLRQLLADSWVHTSEIVNRDLESLYFEVRKEHA